The following coding sequences lie in one Peromyscus maniculatus bairdii isolate BWxNUB_F1_BW_parent chromosome 3, HU_Pman_BW_mat_3.1, whole genome shotgun sequence genomic window:
- the LOC102919994 gene encoding C-type lectin domain family 2 member E-like, with protein sequence MKAAKAEEASMGMLETDFTIPDCLQDVEIGKKLQEKCLRIVSPESPAKLYCCYTVIAVLTAAVIALSVALSVKPSIESPGSYYATCPRNWIGFGSKCFYFSEDMRNWTSSQTSCMAEGAHLALFESLEELNFLKRYTGNSDHWIDLHRESPEHPWWIENTKYNNLVLIQGGGEYAYLNESGISGARDYMHKKWICSKSNRYTLQCPEILNPG encoded by the exons ATGAAGGCTGCAAAGGCTGAAGAGGCTTCCATGGGCATGCTAGAGACAGACTTCACTATACCAgactgcctgcaagatgtagaaatAG gtAAAAAGCTCCAAGAAAAATGTCTCAGGATCGTCTCCCCTGAGTCCCCTGCTAAACTCTACTGCTGCTATACAGTGATCGCCGTCCTCACTGCAGCTGTAATTGCACTGTCTGTTGCATTGTCAG TGAAACCATCCATTGAGAGCCCTGGATCTTACTATGCCACCTGCCCAAGAAACTGGATTGGATTTGgaagtaaatgtttttatttttctgaagacATGAGAAACTGGACATCCAGCCAGACCTCCTGCATGGCAGAAGGGGCCCATCTAGCGCTATTTGAGAGCCTGGAGGAGCTG AATTTCCTGAAGAGATACACGGGGAATTCTGACCACTGGATCGACCTGCACAGAGAGTCACCAGAGCACCCTTGGTGGATAGAAAATACCAAATATAACAactt gGTTCTCatccaaggaggaggagaatatgCCTACCTGAATGAAAGCGGGATCAGCGGTGCCAGGGACTACATGCATAAGAAGTGGATTTGCAGCAAATCCAACAGATACACTTTACAGTGCCCAGAAATTTTAAATCCAGGCTAG